The following DNA comes from Gopherus flavomarginatus isolate rGopFla2 chromosome 5, rGopFla2.mat.asm, whole genome shotgun sequence.
agcactgagtggtgggatcacatcgtcctgcaatcatgggatgacgagcagtggctgcagaactttcgtatgaggaaagccactttcatggtactttgtgatgatctcgcccccaacctgcggcgcatgagcacgagatttagagatgccctttctgtggagaagcgggtggctattgcaatctggaagctggcaactccagactgtttccgatcggtggcgaaccagttcggagtgggaaagtccaccgttggaatggtgctgatgcaagtttgcagggccattaatcgaacactgacaagaagaaccgtgactcttgggaatgtgcaggacattttagatggctttgcagaaatggggttccctaactgtggaggggcagtagatgggacgcatattcctattatctctccaccccacctggcatcagagtatgttaatcgcaaggggtacttctccgtggttctgcaagcgcttgtggatcaccgtgggcatttcactgacatttactctggatggcctggaaaggtgcacgatgcacgcatatttaggaacgctgccctgttcaggaggcttagggccgggacctttttcccagatcacaagataacagtaggggacgtggaaatgcccattgtgattctgggagaccccgcttacccattaatgccatggctcatgaaaccatatacagggaagcttgacaggagcaaggaacggttcaactacaggttgagccggtgcagaatgactgtggagcgtgcttttggccgtttgaaagctcgctggcgcagtctctatgggaagctagatttgatggaaagcagcataaccggttatatccgtgtgctgcaccctccataatatttgtgaagggaagggtgaaaggttcagtgaggaatggacctccgaggttagatgcttggagaatgagtttgctcagccagagagcagggctaatagggaggcccaggaaagggcttcaaggattagggatgctataagggagcaatttgatgctgagagccagcagtaatgtttgatgcatgtgttgtgctttgctttaccttgctgtgtataattTACCATTTCTAGCACCAATTAAACATAttgaaagaaatacaaaccaaaaacttttatttgtcatacagtaaaaaacatgcaagggggtatgggtggttcaCAGTACATTAAGAGGTTTTACTATGTCCTATTTTACTCAATTGTCACTGTCTGATGCAAGTCGCCAttactttgctgcagaatgatgggggtggagtgcactgggTAAGAATTATAGATATCTTGGTTAGTAggtgatcttataggtgttgggggcagctggtgataATAAGGAATTGGCTGCTGCAGAAAGCTGTTTTGAGGATACACAGGGGGACAAGGAAGAGTGCTTTGGGAAGGCTGTGGGTTATCACGGtatatatttgtctgcatggctacaagagactcaaaagacttggtttggcgagacaggaggctcatcatctgcctggctatttttttggcagacaattcctttctcctgctttctctctgcctccattcatgtacagtaTTTCTCCATtcctcagtcttcctactttccctgttgtagtggttcagaatggtcttgatcaattcctcttttgatttcctaggattgcgcctcaagttctgtaatctacgtgaggccggtgatacaGCTGCATTATTCGAGTTCcctagaaaaaatagagatagggacatgtaatacacaggggcatcattgtttattatcaattTTGAAGGACATTTGAAACTTTaggtagcatccctctcacatacctcacataacactgtaGAGGTCAAGAAAGCTAAGTCAtgtcgagcaatggggtgagtacttTTGCTAAAATTTCTCCCATGTTAGTGGGATGCCTTGGTTCCTGCTTGGACTGGTGGCTGGGGGAACAACAGAGCACACagcggggcagggtgcctgcttggactgctggctgggggaacaacagctaacaccgcggggcagggtgcctgcttggactgctggctggggaaacagcagagcacaccgcggggcagggtgcctgcttggaagaggggctgggggaacaacagagcacactgcggggcagggtgcctgcttggactgctggCTGGGGGAACAACAGCTAACACCGCGGGGATGAgtgcctgcttggactgctggctggggaaacagcagagcacaccgcggggcagggtgcctgcttggaaggggggctgggggaacagcagagcacaccacggggcagggtgcctgcttggaagaggggctgggggaacaacagagcacactgcggggcagggtgcctgcttggactgctggCTGGGGGAACAACAGCTAACACCGCGGGGATGAgtgcctgcttggactgctggctggggaaacagcagagcacaccg
Coding sequences within:
- the LOC127052864 gene encoding uncharacterized protein LOC127052864, which codes for MESSEQGEVGDGVEDEYSDATGVEGDTPESQDTGSQELFSSPEETSQSLQLEADVDEEAEDRARGNSNNAAVSPASRRLQNLRRNPRKSKEELIKTILNHYNRESRKTEEWRNTVHEWRQRESRRKELSAKKIARQMMSLLSRQTKSFESLVAMQTNIYRDNPQPSQSTLPCPPVYPQNSFLQQPIPYYHQLPPTPIRSPTNQDIYNSYPVHSTPIILQQSNGDLHQTVTIE